A single region of the Patescibacteria group bacterium genome encodes:
- the rsmH gene encoding 16S rRNA (cytosine(1402)-N(4))-methyltransferase RsmH: MNFHAPVLPAETLELLAPHGGELFVDGTLGLGGHAKLILQKISPKGKLIGLDADERNLQLARENLADFPNAELLHTNFRELDKIVALNSLDGILLDLGVSSPHFDDPERGFSFKKNGPLDLRFDQSQSLTAAVILNSFLEAQIADILRNFGEIGISRKIAHQICVARRRQKFQTTADLVALVEVKSLLPQIFQALRIAVNDELGALENTLNSAPKLLKSGGRIAVIAFHSLEDRLVKNFFREQKKAGILEILTKKPIVPSPAEVQENPRSRSAKLRAAEKRS, encoded by the coding sequence GTGAATTTTCACGCGCCTGTTCTCCCTGCCGAAACGCTTGAATTACTCGCTCCGCACGGTGGCGAGCTTTTTGTCGATGGTACGCTCGGGCTTGGCGGTCACGCGAAATTAATTCTCCAAAAAATTTCACCCAAAGGAAAGCTGATTGGGCTGGATGCGGACGAGCGCAATCTGCAGCTGGCGCGGGAGAATCTGGCGGATTTTCCGAATGCGGAGCTGCTGCACACCAATTTCCGCGAGCTGGACAAAATCGTCGCGCTGAATTCGCTCGATGGAATTTTGCTCGATCTCGGCGTTTCGTCGCCGCATTTCGACGATCCCGAGCGTGGTTTTTCTTTCAAAAAAAATGGACCACTCGATTTACGCTTCGACCAAAGCCAGTCGCTCACAGCGGCGGTTATTCTGAATAGCTTTCTGGAAGCTCAGATTGCTGACATTCTCCGCAATTTCGGCGAGATTGGGATTTCCCGGAAAATCGCGCACCAGATTTGCGTGGCGCGGCGACGGCAAAAATTTCAAACGACTGCCGACTTGGTCGCGCTGGTCGAAGTGAAAAGCTTGTTACCGCAAATTTTTCAGGCTTTGCGCATCGCGGTCAATGACGAATTGGGTGCGCTCGAAAACACTTTAAATTCTGCGCCAAAACTTCTAAAATCAGGCGGGCGAATTGCGGTGATTGCATTTCATTCGCTCGAAGATCGCCTCGTCAAAAATTTCTTCCGGGAACAAAAAAAGGCTGGCATACTCGAAATTCTGACGAAAAAGCCAA
- a CDS encoding small multi-drug export protein: protein MLPPQITTFLFAMTPIFELRGALPWALTIGQLSLAEALFFSVAGNIFVSVLLIYLLPLVNWFAKKYWPWADRILQKIFAKTRAKHSKNFVRFEKVFLATFVAIPLPGSGAWTGVLLAWLFGVEKKWAIFLISLGVLISGILVAGLTTGAIAFVKFF from the coding sequence ATGCTGCCGCCCCAAATCACGACTTTTCTCTTCGCCATGACGCCGATTTTCGAGCTGCGCGGCGCGCTGCCGTGGGCGCTGACGATTGGACAGCTTTCACTTGCCGAAGCGCTTTTCTTCTCGGTCGCGGGCAATATCTTCGTCTCAGTCTTGCTGATTTATTTACTCCCGCTCGTCAATTGGTTCGCCAAAAAATACTGGCCGTGGGCGGATCGCATTTTGCAAAAAATCTTCGCCAAAACGCGCGCGAAACATTCCAAAAATTTCGTCCGCTTCGAGAAGGTTTTTCTCGCCACCTTCGTCGCCATCCCACTGCCCGGCTCGGGCGCGTGGACAGGAGTACTGCTCGCGTGGCTTTTCGGCGTTGAGAAAAAATGGGCGATTTTCCTGATTTCGCTCGGAGTCTTGATTTCGGGAATTTTGGTGGCGGGACTTACGACTGGCGCGATTGCGTTTGTAAAATTTTTTTGA
- a CDS encoding L-threonylcarbamoyladenylate synthase: protein MKILKIDSTNFKAAIAEAVVILRAGGIVAHPTDTVWGLAADSENPKAIAKIHALKKSNPAKPLLLNLPSKSYLNRLGAKLCQAHLLTKKFWPGNLSLLVRSKKNPAEKIGVRLPDHAISRALARKFGAPLVTTSANLTGKKVASDAAAVARIFPTLDLILDDGSLSRNLASTLVDVSAGEIQLVRAGALDFKKILQTQSRQS, encoded by the coding sequence ATGAAAATTCTTAAAATCGATTCGACTAATTTTAAAGCTGCGATTGCCGAGGCGGTCGTGATTTTGCGCGCGGGTGGAATCGTCGCGCATCCGACGGACACGGTCTGGGGCTTGGCGGCTGATTCCGAAAATCCCAAAGCTATTGCCAAAATTCACGCACTCAAAAAATCCAATCCGGCGAAGCCGCTGCTCCTGAATTTGCCGTCGAAAAGTTATTTGAATCGTCTCGGCGCGAAGCTGTGCCAGGCGCACTTGCTGACGAAAAAATTCTGGCCGGGTAATCTAAGTCTGCTCGTGCGTTCCAAAAAAAATCCAGCCGAGAAGATCGGCGTGCGACTCCCCGACCACGCGATTTCGCGTGCACTCGCACGCAAATTCGGTGCGCCACTCGTCACGACTTCGGCGAATTTGACCGGCAAAAAAGTCGCGAGTGATGCGGCGGCAGTGGCGCGAATTTTTCCTACGCTTGATCTGATTCTCGACGACGGTTCGCTTTCTAGAAATCTCGCCTCGACACTGGTCGATGTTTCAGCGGGAGAAATTCAGCTCGTGCGCGCGGGTGCGCTCGACTTCAAAAAAATTTTACAAACGCAATCGCGCCAGTCGTAA
- a CDS encoding tetratricopeptide repeat protein, which yields MDDDKIDELLDQADELKFNEQYEDAIKICEEILADAPDCVEAYEEIGDNFISLNRLDKAEKALRKAIELDPKSANASYLLGFLFSCRRDWEESLRFLERADEFKPNHPEILRCLGWGLAMAGSPDKGIILLERARALSPDDTYILTDLGVCYLNAKNIDKALPIFRRVLEIDPDNVKARDCLVIVEEYAAGAKKLKRK from the coding sequence ATGGATGACGACAAAATTGACGAACTTCTCGACCAAGCCGACGAGCTCAAATTCAACGAGCAGTACGAGGACGCGATCAAAATTTGCGAAGAGATTCTCGCCGACGCGCCGGACTGCGTCGAGGCTTACGAGGAAATCGGCGACAATTTCATTTCGCTGAATCGACTCGACAAAGCTGAGAAGGCTTTGCGCAAGGCGATTGAGCTCGATCCGAAATCCGCGAATGCGTCCTACTTGCTCGGCTTTCTTTTTTCTTGCCGGCGTGACTGGGAGGAGTCGCTGCGTTTTCTCGAGCGGGCGGACGAATTCAAACCTAATCATCCTGAGATTCTCCGCTGCCTCGGCTGGGGGCTCGCGATGGCAGGCAGTCCTGACAAGGGCATCATTTTGCTTGAACGCGCGCGAGCGCTCTCGCCCGACGACACTTACATTTTGACTGACCTCGGGGTCTGCTATTTGAATGCCAAAAATATCGACAAAGCCCTGCCGATTTTTCGCCGCGTTTTGGAAATTGATCCGGACAATGTGAAGGCCCGCGACTGTCTCGTCATCGTCGAAGAGTACGCCGCCGGTGCGAAGAAGCTAAAGAGAAAATAG
- a CDS encoding UTP--glucose-1-phosphate uridylyltransferase has product MTKIRTAVLPVAGFGTRFLPASKAVPKELLPIVDRPLLQIIVEEIVAAGIEKIVFVVSEGKEAIKNHFSSSPALEEKLAQKGDVKLLAEIQKISQLAEFSFVTQHEMLGDGHAILQAREQISDENFLVIFGDDLIFGEPTLQLLAAFESKNSAIVGLQKVPLSDVHKFGIVALDQHSAIQKFVEKPAPLDAPSELAIVGKYVVPHKIFDILAQNPGASGEIRLIDALTILQKTEPIFGEILAGQRFDCGQKEGWLAANIFALRQDAEIAKILEEN; this is encoded by the coding sequence ATGACCAAAATTCGCACCGCCGTCCTGCCTGTCGCCGGCTTCGGCACGCGCTTCCTCCCCGCGTCTAAAGCTGTCCCGAAAGAGCTTTTGCCGATCGTCGATCGTCCACTGCTCCAGATCATCGTCGAGGAAATCGTCGCCGCCGGTATTGAAAAAATCGTCTTCGTCGTGAGTGAAGGTAAAGAAGCCATCAAAAATCATTTCTCGTCCTCGCCTGCGCTCGAAGAAAAATTAGCGCAAAAAGGCGATGTCAAATTACTGGCGGAAATTCAAAAAATTTCGCAGCTCGCAGAATTCTCGTTTGTCACGCAGCACGAGATGCTCGGCGACGGACACGCGATTTTGCAGGCGCGTGAGCAAATTTCCGACGAAAATTTTCTCGTGATTTTCGGCGACGATCTCATTTTCGGCGAGCCGACGCTGCAGCTCCTCGCCGCCTTCGAGTCGAAAAATTCTGCGATTGTCGGACTCCAAAAAGTGCCGCTCAGCGATGTCCACAAATTCGGCATCGTCGCGCTCGACCAGCATTCTGCGATTCAAAAATTCGTCGAAAAACCCGCGCCGCTTGATGCGCCGAGTGAGCTGGCAATCGTCGGGAAATATGTCGTGCCGCACAAAATTTTCGACATCCTCGCGCAAAATCCGGGTGCGAGTGGCGAGATTCGGCTGATCGACGCGCTCACAATTTTGCAAAAAACCGAGCCAATTTTCGGCGAGATTTTGGCGGGGCAGCGTTTCGACTGCGGGCAAAAGGAAGGCTGGTTGGCAGCGAATATTTTCGCGCTGCGTCAGGATGCCGAAATTGCGAAAATCCTGGAGGAGAACTAA
- a CDS encoding sigma factor-like helix-turn-helix DNA-binding protein, with amino-acid sequence MNAASPSLDLTEVLDEFFMVLSKKEQEVVKRRFALIGSERQTLEKIGQHFDVTRERIRQIESIALQKLRRTITNTKFQQINEIAKQILEKNGGICLEEKLVSEVLNTIHSVNQIDGNIIRLSLAVDEEVAQERTSSLKPFWRAKRIAINDITAIADKAVNVLGKQKDLVDEERLVNMVRAALANSGKNFKAEAIAATLALEPRLKKTAEGWGLMSWRHINPRSLRDKALIVMRELEKPIHFVEIANKIAEHGFDKKVVTVQAVHNELIRDDNFVLIGRGLYALREWGYSEGTVADIIEDILAKKSPLSKEEIIRGVLKQRQVKKGTISLNLQKTPWFERVGRALYKLNPAKKKGVEANRKRRGGRKI; translated from the coding sequence ATGAACGCCGCCAGCCCTTCACTCGATCTCACAGAAGTTCTCGACGAATTTTTCATGGTGCTCTCCAAGAAAGAACAAGAGGTCGTGAAGCGGCGTTTTGCCTTGATCGGCAGCGAGCGCCAGACGCTCGAAAAAATCGGTCAGCACTTCGATGTCACGCGCGAGCGCATCCGCCAGATCGAATCCATCGCGCTGCAGAAATTGCGCCGGACGATTACGAACACGAAGTTCCAACAGATCAATGAGATCGCCAAACAAATTCTCGAAAAAAATGGTGGCATCTGCCTCGAAGAAAAATTGGTTTCAGAAGTGCTGAATACGATTCATTCCGTCAATCAAATCGACGGCAATATCATCCGCCTCTCGCTCGCGGTCGACGAAGAAGTCGCGCAAGAGCGCACGAGCAGTCTCAAGCCATTTTGGCGCGCCAAAAGAATCGCCATCAACGATATCACTGCCATCGCAGACAAAGCTGTGAATGTCCTCGGCAAACAAAAAGATCTCGTCGATGAAGAACGCCTCGTGAATATGGTGCGCGCGGCACTCGCCAATTCCGGTAAAAATTTCAAAGCTGAAGCCATCGCCGCGACACTCGCACTCGAACCACGCCTGAAGAAAACAGCAGAAGGTTGGGGACTCATGAGCTGGCGTCACATCAATCCGCGTAGCCTCCGAGACAAAGCGCTCATCGTGATGCGCGAGCTGGAAAAGCCGATTCACTTCGTGGAAATCGCGAACAAAATCGCTGAGCACGGTTTCGACAAAAAAGTCGTGACTGTCCAAGCCGTTCACAATGAACTCATTCGCGATGACAATTTCGTCTTGATCGGTCGCGGACTCTACGCGCTCCGTGAGTGGGGTTATTCCGAGGGGACTGTCGCCGACATCATCGAAGACATCCTCGCGAAGAAATCGCCGCTCTCAAAAGAAGAAATCATCCGTGGAGTTTTGAAACAGCGCCAAGTCAAGAAAGGCACGATTTCGCTGAATCTACAGAAAACACCATGGTTCGAACGAGTCGGTCGGGCGCTTTACAAATTGAATCCCGCGAAAAAGAAAGGCGTCGAGGCGAACCGCAAACGCCGCGGTGGACGCAAAATTTAG
- a CDS encoding pilin — MTTKKKSSLFTIRRIANRNPRLPRLYRAARQKIWRLAVVVFLAVAGVASLFFFESNFTSANFNSQLLAADASVLGSGFENITGFSGEATNPSLTNQGGEFADAGTGGTINAVLYNVKDYFKYIAGSGAVLFMIIAATQIVLAQSEESIKKGKQNLIWSIVALVLIFAVDSVIVTFFEGGGYGPQQSLVTVDEAGNATATASLFSNISLYFKANARIIFSYLKTLIGSAAILFIVFAGVQMVTAGGSEEKIEKEKKYLMHILTAFVTVLLLDTMIFTFIYPDSTSGAADPICVEFMNYVQNDTLNNNSSLGGMVNDIASLGDLKNSFSSIGGIMDGLRKIENVAETVSTMGGSTGLARNYGITVVELTARISACRTAARLGLVGTNQIIGIVRFFETFVGAIAVFFMVYSGTAIIASMGNEEIIKKHKTTLLWSIAGLIIVMLSNLVVTQFFFIVDPETGQSSVAALNGVNMLSGVTNFIASFVGIFSVISIVVAGTMWVANFGNDDLVGKAKKIIFNAIIGVILSVSAYAIVHTITGADSQGGTGTSIGISI; from the coding sequence ATGACCACTAAAAAAAAGTCGTCGCTTTTTACGATTCGCCGCATCGCGAATCGCAATCCGCGTTTGCCGCGCCTCTACCGCGCTGCGCGCCAAAAAATTTGGCGCTTGGCGGTCGTGGTTTTCCTAGCTGTCGCCGGTGTGGCGAGTTTATTTTTTTTCGAAAGCAATTTCACGAGCGCGAATTTCAATTCACAGCTCCTCGCGGCCGATGCCTCAGTACTGGGTTCCGGGTTCGAGAATATCACTGGATTTAGCGGTGAAGCGACTAACCCAAGCCTGACGAATCAAGGTGGTGAATTTGCAGATGCCGGAACTGGCGGAACAATTAATGCTGTTCTTTATAATGTCAAAGATTATTTCAAATACATCGCAGGCAGCGGAGCCGTGCTCTTCATGATCATTGCCGCAACTCAAATCGTCCTGGCACAAAGCGAGGAAAGCATCAAAAAAGGCAAGCAAAATTTAATCTGGAGCATCGTCGCACTTGTTTTAATTTTTGCAGTCGATTCAGTCATCGTCACTTTTTTCGAAGGCGGCGGTTATGGTCCTCAGCAAAGCTTGGTCACGGTGGACGAAGCCGGCAATGCCACCGCGACGGCAAGTCTGTTCAGCAATATCTCGCTCTATTTCAAAGCTAACGCGCGCATCATTTTCAGCTACCTCAAAACACTCATCGGCTCGGCCGCAATTTTGTTTATTGTTTTTGCCGGCGTGCAGATGGTGACGGCTGGCGGCAGCGAAGAAAAAATCGAGAAGGAGAAAAAATATCTGATGCACATCCTGACAGCCTTCGTCACGGTTTTGTTGCTCGATACGATGATCTTTACTTTTATTTACCCTGATAGCACCTCCGGTGCCGCAGATCCGATTTGCGTAGAATTCATGAATTATGTGCAAAACGACACGCTCAATAACAACTCCTCGCTCGGCGGCATGGTCAATGACATTGCTTCGCTCGGAGATCTGAAAAACAGCTTCAGCTCGATTGGGGGCATAATGGACGGCCTAAGAAAAATCGAGAATGTGGCGGAGACGGTCTCCACCATGGGCGGCTCGACTGGACTCGCCCGAAATTACGGCATCACGGTGGTGGAGCTGACAGCGCGAATCAGTGCCTGCCGAACGGCAGCGCGACTCGGACTAGTCGGGACGAATCAGATTATCGGCATCGTGCGCTTTTTCGAAACCTTCGTAGGCGCAATCGCAGTCTTCTTCATGGTCTACTCGGGCACGGCTATCATCGCCTCGATGGGCAATGAGGAGATTATTAAAAAGCACAAGACAACTCTGCTCTGGAGCATCGCTGGTCTCATCATCGTCATGCTCTCGAATCTGGTCGTCACGCAATTCTTCTTCATCGTCGATCCAGAGACCGGACAAAGTAGTGTCGCGGCTTTGAATGGCGTGAATATGCTCTCAGGTGTGACTAATTTCATCGCTAGTTTCGTCGGCATCTTCTCGGTAATTTCCATCGTCGTCGCCGGAACGATGTGGGTGGCGAATTTCGGTAATGACGACCTCGTCGGTAAGGCTAAGAAAATTATTTTCAATGCAATCATCGGCGTCATACTCTCTGTCTCGGCTTACGCGATCGTGCATACAATCACAGGCGCAGATTCACAAGGTGGAACCGGAACAAGTATCGGAATATCAATCTGA